The bacterium genomic interval CTTTCAATCGCGCAGGGACCTGCCATCACTTGTAACTGCTCGCCGCCAATGATCGTTCCTTTAATTTCAAAGACGGTATTGGCGCTGTGGAATTCGCGCGATGCTAACTTGTAGGGACGGCTGACATGAGCGACATGATCAACCCCTGTTAAGCTCATCAGCTTCTGGGTCAATGGCTCCCTTAATTCAGGAGGGATAGCATTCGGGATGCCGATAGCTACTCGGTCTCCTCCCGGCCAAACGACCGAATCCATTCCTTGAGATTTTATTGTAGAAACAACGCTCTGAATATCCTCTTCAGTCGCGGCAACTGCCATAACCACTATCATTTCGCAAACCTACCTTTCCTCTTTCATTATGACAGCAATTCACTTTGAGTAGTACCAAAAAAAGAAAGCCCCCTTGCCTTGTGGGCAGGGGGGCTTTCGTGGTAATCAAGGCTTAGAACTTGACAGTTCCCTGTAGAATGAACAGGCCACCGGCAAGCTTGTTCTCGCCATCGACTTCAAAGTAGTCAGTGTACTTTGCGTCATAGTTCATGACCTGGTACTTGAACTTCAAGTTGGCATTTTTGCCAAGCATGTAGTCCACGCCGAAAGTGAAGTAGTTCTCCGTCGGCTTACCGCCATATAAGTAGTCAGGTTCTGACACCTCAGGATCAAAGCGATCCTGGATATCCCAGTTCACGCCTTCCCAGTCAGCGGTTAGTGTCCAAACAGGACTAACCTTGTAGGTAGCGTTGACGAGGAAGCGGTTTACCTTATCGCTGGTGAGAAGACCATGGAGATGATCGGAATCCGTCACGTCAGCAACCTTACCGGTTCCCTGATAGAACTCGCCGCTGGCGCCCATTGTGAAGGCATCGCTGAACGCATATTTTGCGCCAACGGTGAAGCCCTTGATGTCGGTTGGGTTGTACCAGAAGCCGATGCGGCCCCAGGAACCAGGTGCATTGAAGAACGGCATGACTTCCTTGTAGCCGGCCATTAGCTGGAAGCTATTGGCAACATCGTACGTCGCATTGACGTCCCAGGCTGTATTGTCATGGCTGAGAACGTTGTGGTTGTTGAACATAACCTGTGAAGCCGCATATTCGGCCTTTACGTTCAAGCCCTTGGTCAGTTCTACAGCAGCGTTGGCGCCGTAGACGGCAACGCGGTTGAAGTAGCTTTCATAATCGTTATTACTATCCAACAAGATATAAGTTAGGCCAAGGTTTGCTGTTGATCCAAGACCAACCTTTACGTTTGCGCCCAACGTAGTATCGACTTCAAGCACGCCCTCTCGGAGACCGTGAGGTCGATGCATGAAGGTATAACACGGTAAATTTCCAGCTGTGATCATCTGGAAGTTTTCGTAGTCGGTGTTCTCGATGGATTGATTCTTGCCACCAAAGATATCCAGCTTCACATTGGAAAATTTGAAGTCCAATTTGCCGCCGTCGAAATAGATATTGCCGTCGTCGTAGCGTGCTACGTCGAAATAAAAGTCGGGATCGACTCGGCTGTAGGTGTAAGGAGTAACCTGGTAGCCTAAGCGTCCAAGTGTAACTGTGGTTTCACCCATGAATTTCATGGGGAAAGTGACGTTGGCGGCCCAAACCGCAAGCTCTGTCTCATGCGCGCTGCGGTGGTCGTAGCCTTGGAAGTATCCGCCCTGAGGCGTTGTTGCTACGTCAATCCAGTCCATGAAGTTACCAATCACGAACTCGGCATAACCGGTGACTCCGTTGCCGAAGTTGCCATTCACGTTGAGACCCAGCTCGTGAACCATGGTCAAGTCCTTGACAGGGTTGCTGGTCTGGTAGTCGGAATTCTGGTTAATGCCGAACAGATTGCTGTTCAGGTCTACGCCATACTTGGTGCCTTCGCCATAACCAGCGCGAACGCCAAAGAAGAGGTCGCCGTGGATGTCGATGGGCACGGGGCGCTTCATCAATTCAGCCACTAGTTTCTCTAACTCTGTGGTTCTAACGGTCAGTTCTTGAACGCTGACGCCTAAACTGGCCAGTTCCTTCTCAAACTCTACCGCTAACTTGTTGAGGCGAGCCGCATCATCCTTAAGATAAGCCATGCCAGCGAGCTGCTCTTTCAGAGCAGATACCTCAGCGGTGACACTAGTTCCACTGCTGGTGGTCTCTAAGGCTGCGATGCGAGACTGTATTGAAGTTATGTCCCCGATTTTCTTGAGAAGATTCTCAAACATTGCTCGGGTCGCGGTTGCGAACTCATAGCGAGTCATCGGGCGGTTGCCCAAGAAGACTTCGCCGGGATAGCCTGTTAATAGACCATCCGCTTTCAAAACTCTGACGTCCTCGTAAGCCCAGTGAGTACTGGGGACGTCCTTGAACATTTCACTTTGCGCTTGAACCATAGGCGCTAGCACGGCTAGCGTTAGGCTCAACACAAATACGCAGATCAATGATCTTAGCGTGTTGCTCATTTGGATCCTCCTTGATTTTTGAGGGAGGAGTGTCAGGAATTTCAGAGCCTTCCAAAGTGACCTCTGAACCCTCCATGCACCCTTTTCCCTTTTGGTTCCTAGCCTGACAAAAAGTCAAACTAAGACGAACATACTATAGCATAGTGTATATATGCTCGTCAATAATTCTTTTAAAATTTTGGGCACGCATTTTTGCATGAGGTTCACTATTGTCTATTCAAAGCATTCAACACTAAGCGTATGTATATTTCATAAGTAAGTTTAGTCATTAATGCAGAGAAGAAGACCCGAAAATCGTGATTTCCAGGCCTTCTTGTTTTTGAAGTGACAAATCAGATTTAGAACTTAACCCGTACAGTATACGAAACAACAACCTTACTATTAGCCGGTACGGTTGTTGGGAATTCAACGGTATAGGCATCTAACTTGTTGTACTTTTGACTGCTTTCGGTGATTTGCCAATCTCCTGAAAGATGCTCGACCACCATTACGGCTGCAGGGACTGTCTTGCGATTGGTGACCGTTATTTTATAGCTATCTTCATAGATTCGATCGGAAATTTGATTGTGGTTAGTATGAACCCGCTCACCCATAACATCGAATGCATCGCCGATATAGAGCCTTATCGTCTGATCGCGAGGCGTATGGTCAATCTGGTCTTCACCTAATAACTGTAAATTGCCATTTTCATCTGACTTATAGGCTCGAACCCTACCCCTTGGCATCGGTATTCCCATATTGTTTTCTTTACTGTTTTTAAGTTCGAATATGATATTGGCACGGCCTTCTTGAGTCTCACCGCCTTCGCCTGGAACACCTCTCATGGTAAAAACTCGCCTTCCGAGGTCCATTACGAACTTGCGATTCACTTTAACGTTTTTCGCCGACATGAAGTTAAGCTGCTTGGTTTCGTTGTCTCGTAAAGTGGTCTTTCCTTCGAGTGTATAGAGGTGATAATCTGAGAAGGCCTGTTCTTGGAATTGCGGGGCTTCAGGCGCTCCCGCACGCATCATTGCTACTCCATATTCAGGCATGGGGGAGACGCCTTGGGAGACACGCCGCACATCCCCAGCCAGTAGTTGCAATTGCGTATCTCGATAGGTTGCTCCGCTATGATTATCTAAGGTGACCAATCCATTGAGATCCACCGCTGTTTCTGCCTGGTTAACTACCGCCACATAATCCGCTCGCCAGCTCAAGTTATTTGCGATAAAGCCAACTTCGATGGTCTGAGATCCACCGCGTCCAGCATCCAATTGCCACATAAGTGTCGGGCGAGCAATCAAGCCCTCCGGCACCACGTCCAAAACTACTTCACCAACCGGATTGACTAGGAGACTCCCGTCTTTTAGCCGAACAACCATCCCTTGATTGATGGGGGATAGTCCTGACAAGATAGCCGTCGGTGGATTAAGAAGCACCCCTTCCACCAACTCCACTTGACCATTTGGAAGGGTTCTGCGAAGTTTTATAGTCTTTCCGACCGATTTGTCTAAAATTGACGTAGAATTTAATGCGTCGTAGAGAAAATCCTGTTCCCGCATTGTCAACGCATTAGGAGCAGTCAACGACTTGATAGTGACTGAAGTGGGGTCAATTGAAATCGGCACGTCCTGAAAGAGAACGGTATTAAGCCCCTGTTTGAGGTTAATATCTCTTTTTTCCCGCACTACTCCAAAATTCTGACTATAAATCGTCAAAGAAACCCCTTTGGTATCAGCCGAAGTCGACACCAAAGCATTCTGAGCAAGAGCCAACAAACTCACTACCAAGACCGAAATTAACAACAATCCTTTACGAACCATTTCTTTTCCTCCATTTTAGTGCGTATTTCCGTATCATTGCGAGGATTCCTGTGCCGAAGCAACCCCCTCCAAAACATTCTGGACTGATTACACGTTTTTCTATGAATGTCACCTCTAACAAGGTGATTATATTTGCCGGATCGTGCTTCTCGACCCTACCACATGATACTTCACTCTTATATAATACGCTGTTCGCAGGGGATTCCTTTAACGGGCAATCAAACTTTCAAGATAAAAGCAATTTCAGGGTACAATCAAATGGCAGCGAATCATTCAATTTCGTGGGCCGTACCCCCAATTTCTATGGAAATTTCAAATCCTTTAAAACGTTGGTCTGTTAGTACTGGAAATGCGGACATTGAGGCGGAGTTTATCCAGCAGCTTAGTATTTCGCCGGTAATTGCGCGTCTATTGGTGAACCGCGGAATTTGCGACGTCAAGGAAGCGGGCATATTTCTTAATCCAAACTTGCAGTACTCCCATGACCCGTTTTTACTTCCTGATTGCGAAAAAGCAGCCAATCGGATTGCGCAAGCGGTTCGTAACCATGAAATTATCTTCGTTCATGGTGATTATGATGTGGACGGGATGACAAGCTGCGCGATCTGGACAAGGATGCTTCGTCGAGTTGGAGCCGAAGTGATTCCCCATGTTCCTCATCGGCTAAAGCACGGGTATGGAGTTCATGCGCATGCGGTCGATATGGCTTCCGAACGGGGCGCGAAGCTGATCATCACCTGCGATTGCGGCATTCAAGCCCATGAGGTGGTCGAATACGCAAAAGAGAAGCAAATTGATGTCGTCATCACAGACCATCACGAAGCTGGCGATACTCTTCCTCAAGCAGTTGCTGTCGTCAACCCGCATCGAAACGACTCCCAATACCCTTTCACTGAACTAGCAGGTGTGGGAGTTAGCTACAAAGTGGCCGAAGCGGTAGTGAAAACTCTTGGTCTACCAACCGATGCTTTCCAAAGAGCTTTTTTGGACTTAGTGACCCTCGGAACAGTGGCGGATGTTGTGCCGTTGTTGGGCGAGAATAGGCTGATTGTCGCTAACGGATTGCCAAGGCTTTCCGAAAGCCGCAAAGCGGGTGTTCGAGCATTACTCGATTTGTGTGGATTATCTCATGGGGGCACAAAAAAGCTATCAACCGATGAGATAGGCTACCGAATCGGCCCGCGATTGAATGCGGCAGGAAGAATTGATGATGCCGCTATCGCACTGCAATTGCTGCTAACCGATGATCCTGGCGAAGCGAAGCTATTGGCCGAGAAATTGGAAATCCAAAACGAAGAGCGTAAGAAAGAACAAGAGCGCATCTATAAGGAAGCGGAAGCTAGTGCGCTTGAACAGGACATGAGTCAGGTTAAAGTGCTGCTGGTAGCCGGTGACAACTGGCATACAGGCGTCATCGGGATAGTGGCAGGGAATTTGGCAAAGCGGTTCACTCGACCGACTCTAGTGGTCTCAATTGACCCTGAGACGGGAATTGGCAAAGGATCGGCGCGAAGCATTGGCACATTCAACATTCACGATGCCATCCATAGCAATCGCGACCTTTTTCTGAACTGCGGCGGCCATGCAATGGCAGCGGGATTTAGCCTTAAGAAAGAAATGCTGCCGACAATAAGGGAAGCGCTGACAATCTATGCAAGTAAAGTATTGACCGAGGAAGATTTACTCCCAGTAGTCAAGATTGATATGGAAATAGATGGTATAGATGCGGATCTTGGCTTATGCGACCAACTTAGTATGCTCGCGCCCTATGGATTCGCTAATGAAGCTCCCGTTTTTCTCAGCAGGCACGTATTAATATTATCGAAGAATATAACAAAAGATGGGAAACATGTCCAACTCCAACTGCGTTCGGAGGGGATGAACCCGACCAAGGCTATTGCATTCAATCAGTCAGAAACGTTCGAAACCCTAGAGCAGGGGGATGAAATCGACGTCGTCTATACCCCCGATATCGATACCTGGAATGGCCGCCGCCAACTCCAGTGGGCAGTCACTGATGCAAGAAAAACAGAGGAAACGTAGAGTGTTTTGCGTATTATATATTAATAGGGATTATCCTAACCCCCCAAATGGAATGGGTAGGATATCCGGAATACGAACTACGCAGTACGCAATTCGAAAAAATTTATGAAACGTGATAGCTCTAATAGTGATCTCGAAGATCCTGAAGTTCTTGTAGAACTCCTGGCGAAGGTGCGGGAATATAATCCTGAGGCTGACTTGCCTCGGATAAGACGCGCTTACTTCTTCGCTGAGGAGAGACATGCCGGACAAGCAAGAGTGTCAGGTGATCCTTATATCACGCATCCATTAGCGGTAGCGAGTATTCT includes:
- a CDS encoding S-layer homology domain-containing protein, which codes for MSNTLRSLICVFVLSLTLAVLAPMVQAQSEMFKDVPSTHWAYEDVRVLKADGLLTGYPGEVFLGNRPMTRYEFATATRAMFENLLKKIGDITSIQSRIAALETTSSGTSVTAEVSALKEQLAGMAYLKDDAARLNKLAVEFEKELASLGVSVQELTVRTTELEKLVAELMKRPVPIDIHGDLFFGVRAGYGEGTKYGVDLNSNLFGINQNSDYQTSNPVKDLTMVHELGLNVNGNFGNGVTGYAEFVIGNFMDWIDVATTPQGGYFQGYDHRSAHETELAVWAANVTFPMKFMGETTVTLGRLGYQVTPYTYSRVDPDFYFDVARYDDGNIYFDGGKLDFKFSNVKLDIFGGKNQSIENTDYENFQMITAGNLPCYTFMHRPHGLREGVLEVDTTLGANVKVGLGSTANLGLTYILLDSNNDYESYFNRVAVYGANAAVELTKGLNVKAEYAASQVMFNNHNVLSHDNTAWDVNATYDVANSFQLMAGYKEVMPFFNAPGSWGRIGFWYNPTDIKGFTVGAKYAFSDAFTMGASGEFYQGTGKVADVTDSDHLHGLLTSDKVNRFLVNATYKVSPVWTLTADWEGVNWDIQDRFDPEVSEPDYLYGGKPTENYFTFGVDYMLGKNANLKFKYQVMNYDAKYTDYFEVDGENKLAGGLFILQGTVKF
- the recJ gene encoding single-stranded-DNA-specific exonuclease RecJ, with amino-acid sequence MAANHSISWAVPPISMEISNPLKRWSVSTGNADIEAEFIQQLSISPVIARLLVNRGICDVKEAGIFLNPNLQYSHDPFLLPDCEKAANRIAQAVRNHEIIFVHGDYDVDGMTSCAIWTRMLRRVGAEVIPHVPHRLKHGYGVHAHAVDMASERGAKLIITCDCGIQAHEVVEYAKEKQIDVVITDHHEAGDTLPQAVAVVNPHRNDSQYPFTELAGVGVSYKVAEAVVKTLGLPTDAFQRAFLDLVTLGTVADVVPLLGENRLIVANGLPRLSESRKAGVRALLDLCGLSHGGTKKLSTDEIGYRIGPRLNAAGRIDDAAIALQLLLTDDPGEAKLLAEKLEIQNEERKKEQERIYKEAEASALEQDMSQVKVLLVAGDNWHTGVIGIVAGNLAKRFTRPTLVVSIDPETGIGKGSARSIGTFNIHDAIHSNRDLFLNCGGHAMAAGFSLKKEMLPTIREALTIYASKVLTEEDLLPVVKIDMEIDGIDADLGLCDQLSMLAPYGFANEAPVFLSRHVLILSKNITKDGKHVQLQLRSEGMNPTKAIAFNQSETFETLEQGDEIDVVYTPDIDTWNGRRQLQWAVTDARKTEET